The region TTTAAAACGAAAGGTTTGAAGGAACACTATTTTCACTCAGAAAAGTCAAACGAACGCATGAAAGCAAGAAGTGTTTTGTCTAAAATGTTAGATTTCTGGTTTGTTTAGCTTCTGTGGTCTTCTATCGCGCGATATTAGCCACTGGCGGATCGATCACAAATCGAACGAAATATGCACCAAATAGTTAGGAATGCACATGCGATCGCGCTCTTGGCTTCTTCAAAAAGACTACTTTCTCACGCTACGCCGTTATAAACCTTCGAAATACATATTAAAGCCTCAACTCATTATTTCTTTTCGCAAGAAGTATAATCTGCGCGGAGATGCATATGCCTATTGGACTTTCGGATCTTATGCTAATTGCAACACAGACATGAGCCGACTTGACTCAATGCGCGCAAGTTCTTGCCGGCATGCTGTTAAGAAGAATATGCTCATTAACCTGTGCTCTCCCTTCCTACCCAAGTTGGAGATAACTGTACCTTAGAGTACGGCTAAACATTCTGCTGGGCGTTAGCGTTACTGCCGGGCGCTACTACTGTTGGGCGTTACTACTGTTGGGCGTTACTACTGTTGGGCGTTACTACTGTTGGGCGTTACTGCTGTTGGGCGTTACTGCTGTTGGGCGTTACTGCTGTTGGGCGTTACTGCTGGGCGTTAACGTTGGAATTTACTGTTCGACTTTACTGTTGGGCGCTACTTTTCGCTATTACTTTTCGGCATTACTTTTCAGCTTCGGGTTCCGTGACTTAACGCTGCAGATTATTTCCTTGGTCATGCATTTTAGGCAGCTGTTTTCAAATTTGAAATTCATCTGGCCCTCGATCGGCCCATCCCCCAGCATCACGTTGTTGTCCTTACCCGTTAAAATCAATGATGCCGAACAGTGCACTAGTTCTAACCGCCTGTTCGCGCCCATGCATGGGCCACGAAGAGATGAGTGAAACGTCATCGCAAGAGAAGCAACAACCAGCAAAAGTGGCACGGCACCTTGGGAAGCGGCGGAGCGTGCAGCATGGCACAGAGCCGGCACCAGAAGTAGGTGTTGATGAACTCGCCGGAGCCCTTCCAGCGCAGGTACTCGTTGTAGAGCGTCTCGTTGCGGTCCAGCAGGTGCAGGTAGTCGGCCAGCGCCTTGACCGACGGAAAGTCCTCCACGTGGATGAACGAGCGCGCCGGCGATGCACGGGCGTAGTCTGACGGACGGGCCCCCATCGCTATCGGTATCACGTCGCGGCTGCAACGCCCGAGAGCAGTCGTCTTTAATACATGCTAACTCTCTCCCCACTGTCCTCTGTCTCGTGCAAGCGCTGGTTTTAGCTACAAGATCGCGCACCTACCAGCCCcacttttcaccttgttaaagacTTTGgagaattttcaaaaataggcttctttagaaaaaaaatgattcCTTCGCGATCAGAGTGACGGCATTGGCGGATGTCATAGAATTTGTGAGATTAGTTAATTACTAAAATCTGCTCAATAAGTTTTAAGTTTTAGCACTTAGGTGTCTGGTGGCGATTAAAGAATTGTGGCGGGCCGTCAGGACATCCAATATCAATTATTAGATCGGCAGAAATATATTTGCTTTTGGCGCTTCGACACAAGAAATTTCGGCTGACCAGACACATCGAAGGCCTATAGAAGCCAGGCCTAGAAGAAAACTTTAGTTTTGACTTATTATCGAAGCTAACAAGTGCAAACATGCTTCTAAAGCTTTTTCTGACATTCTGTCATTGTGATAActaaaaagcaaccacatgcaTTCAGTGGCAAGTCGAATTCATGAACGTTACTCCTTCAAACGGATAATATCCAGTAACAGTAGCTTGATGAATGAATGCCTGCCTTAGGCATTTAATTTTAGGTGTTTAATTGAACACCATATAATAGAACACTTTATTATATTGCTCTGGAATTACCAGGTACGAATAGTGTTTCAAGAATATTTTAAAAAAACGGCAATGATTTTTTTAAAAATCCGAATGAAACTCATCTTTAGCCATTTTTAGACTCCATAAATATCAACACGAAGACAGAAACTTTTCGTCCAGAAGTATGAATTTTCGCTACTGTAGCATGAAGTACGGATAAAAACTGAATAAAAAATTCAGCCTCACATTCTTATTTCTTGTCTCATTGTCCTGAAACGCGCCCTTTTTTGGGACGCATTTTTTTAACAATGCGATATTTTTTTCCTGCGAAATTGCAAAAGCTATTAAAGTTTTTTGCGCAAAATTCACGCAACAGGAAAGTAGCATGTAATTGCTCAGAAAAGACTCAAGTTCCACGAAACATCCGAGCTTGAGATTTTGCGAAATCGGAAAAGCAACGTTTTCCAGTTCTTGTTATAACCGACTTTTTCCAAGAAATCGACAACGTATCTGCCAAAACTAAGGACCATTCCTATGCGTCGACACAGTtgcccatcacatataaaagtTTAATTCGAAGCAAAAAATTATCTTGATATATATTctacgtttggtttggtttatgggggtttaacgtcccaaagcgactcaggctatgagagacgctgtatagtgaagggctccggaaatttcgaccagctggggttctttaacgatcactgacatcgcacagtacacgggcctctagaatttcgccttcatcgaaattcgaccactgcggttgagatcgaacccgcgtctttcgggcattTCAGTTACTTTTCATGGACTGGATATTCATGGATATTCTACGTTTGTATTATGATATACGAGCTTTTATGGGCAATCGGTAAGGATGCATGTCTGCAGAAGTCGAAGCCCAGCATTTGGAGTGCgtgcaactttttcttttgtagcgagagctacactaggctaggaGAAGTTTCGCCGTGCCTGCCCGGGGTGACAGCTGCGCATGGGCCGTAACCATGACAACCAGCTGCGCCATTCCAcaagtgttccgccgctgcgccgcgccgGCCTCCACCGCTGcgccccttacggcgcggttcgggtgtctaccaagatgtgacagttactgcgccatttcctttccccaaaaaccaattttcaatttcagtttcctctgacccagggagccagttatgcgcccttcctccCCTCAagatcatcggcgtctagaacattgtcaacgccgacgccaatgaacacaatgaacgccgacagctttcgctttgtatgtcCTGGATTAGCTGTGCTAATCCACATTTTTCTAGGGACACAAGAAGAATACAGCGTACCCAAGGCCGTTGACGAAGAACTTCTCGGTGATGTAGTCCTTGCAGTTCGAGTTCTCGAAGGCCAGGTAGAACTTGTAGTCGTGGTCGAGCAGGTCGAAGCAGTGTCCCGCCTGTGCCCTGGGGCACTTGAGGGAGCCGCACGTGCCGTAGATGTCCACGTCGATGTAGGCGGCCAGCTTGCGCGCGAACTGCAGCCGCTGGTTGCGGGCCGCGCAGTTGGAGACGAACCAGGCGACCTTCTTGGTCTTGTTGCGCGACACGGCGCCGGCTGTCGGACGCGCCGTGGTACCGCCGTCCTCGTAGTGGACAAACTTCTCGTACGGCGCCACAATGTCAGAGTCGTGTCTGGGAAGGAAACAGTGTCACGGCGTCGGCGTTAACGGGGCACCCTGTGAAGCTGGGCTTTAGAGTCGGGCACGCCGCGCCTGCTCTCACGTAAATTTGCATGTCATTGGTCGCTCAGTAACATGCCAAAGGGAACCCGACACATCAGCCCACCAGGAGCACATGTCGCAGGATGACAAAAAGTGTCGAGTTTGATCAGGGTGAGAAAGATTTTTATTATCAAGCGACAGGTGACTTTAGTTTTCCTGTTACGATCTCGGTTCTGACTCCAGGAGGGGAATAGGGAAAATTTTTTTGAGGGAGTTCAAATATCTATTTCCAGAGCTTCAAGGAAATCGAGATGCACGTGCGTGGCACGAGATTTGCAAGTTCTTGGTCACAAACCACGGTTTCCTGTCAAGCTTGGCAGATTGAATTGCCCTGTACACCTACATTCATTTTAAACGTATGGATCTAAACGGGTGATATTAATCCGCATGACGCTAACATTCAAAGTGTCGGCACGTGCTTCTACGAACTTGCCTTGCAGCCAGAGAGTGAAATAACACGTCTTTAACAAATGCCCATCGCTCGTTGTGTCGTAACAGTTTGCTGAAGAACAGACACTCCTATGCTGCTTCAGTATCCAAAGAATGTGCGTTCACTGATAATAAACCTGCATCACACAGCCTGCTACAGCACCCAGGCAGTGacaggtgtgtgtgtgttgtgtgttgggttttatggcacataggcagctaaggccatcatgcgccaaactcaaggtgtagaattggctttctgtagaatgtttacgaatatcaaaaaatgccgatggcgtagatgacctaaaaacattgtgctgcctagtaaaagaagagaagaaatttggaaatcgctaatggtaaaagccttaaagaaggtcaggcagccttagcggctatccttggctaggtaaggatcctgaggctcccaaccaatcaaataaaaagcctcagcctacttctcaggaatgagaaagtggctgaggtgtatcatgtaataaagggaaccagtggttcaaaaattacagtttttcgaggacgcccgctgcttttaaaaagctaaaaacggagggtatgttaacaatggcattatcagctaagagcaatgttgggtgaaaaggaatgtattcatgataaaattgagtgaagtacttttttcttagtttttctagtttcacacatgagaatagaatgtggttaacagtaagttcttctccgcattcctcgcaaccaggtttatcttgttttgttagcaggaagttgtgcgtgaggtgcgtgtggcctattcgcagacggcataaaaccacttctttaaaacgttcctggtgcacacatgacttaaattcacccaaaactggttttacaaagtgcagtttattattcacttcgctgttccaacgcgactgccatttttgtcttaatttctgttgaactaatttcatgcagtcattaaagggtatatctactttttttatttccttgccccgagcttgagcggcacacaaatctgctctctcatttccttttattccgacgtggctcgggacccagcagagggACCCACTGTGCATACTTTTATGCCCGAGCCCGCATTCCGCTGGCATCCGTGGAAGCCAGCGCCGTGCGCCTGCCATTGCGCGAAGCCAGCCCGGACTATCGGACATGTCGCGGCTTGCAGCATGGTTCATCCAGGCTCGCCTTGACGTTGCCTCGGCGGGAACAACTGATTTCTATGTACGATCTTCTTCGTCCTGTGAGCATCCTGTGAGAGTGTGCTGTCACTTTCGGGTTGTTGGTCGTCGCTGATGCGACTGCTGTATAGCAGGCTTACAATGATCGCATTATATTCCTCTCTGCCGCGCACTGAACAGAAATGTAGAAGCGCATGTCAGGTTTCTTTAAAATGCGTATAATTAAAGCGCAATTTCACTTTCATTCTTGATTTGTGCAGATGCAAGCATCATGAAACACACTATTAGGGTGTCGTCAATTGTTTCTCTCTAAAACATGAGCGGGAAGCATATTTTACTTTTTCCGATCAACTTTTCTCTATGCGCATGATCCCCTTTAAtgtcttttcaaattatgcgcAGGATAAAAATAAACTTCGTTCTTTGGTGCGAATTAAGTGTTTCCTCTCATGCGGCTGTTACGCCTCTACATTCCAACGCGCACCCGCAAGTCTTCATTGCCGTGCAGTGAAGCACGCGTGTTGCTGCGCCTGCTGGTCGAGGAGCCGGTTCAGAAAGCTAGCTTTAGAGGAGCACTGAGGGCATTTACGTCGTTTTTATTCTCAGTGGAGAAACGAAACAAAAAGTTGAAAAAAGAATACGTCAGCGCGATAAAGTCAAGGGTCCCTTTCAGCGGAAAACGCGatgtcggcggcggcggcggcgtgagagaaaaattcccagagaagcaacccaggTGGCAGGCTGGTCACCTAGGTTATGTAAccctgtgatgtcatcacaaactgcccaccgaattgtgaaaaaaactgcccaccgtggcaggtggcagttaaattaaagactggtcgcgagaggttgcttgggaacagCAACCTGGCTCTCACAAGCACCGCCAGtagcagcacttgccatcgcagggcagtggcagggaaaggcagtggtgcagcgtttaagctctgcaccactgtgccaagaGTAGTATGAGGACTTCCATGGacttatgaatgtaaagtagagactGTACAATTCCGCATACATCGACATTAAGTCATCATTGTTAtggcgtcataccgttaaggcgaagctcaagtttggtttggtttggtttataggggtttaacgtcccaaagcgactcaggctatgagggacgccgtagtgaagagctccggaaatttcgaccacctggcgttctttaacgtgcactgacatcgcacagcacacgggcctctagaattttgcctccatcgaaattcgaccgccgcggccgggatcgaacccacgtctttcgggccggcagccgagcgccataaccactcagccaccgcggcggttctcGAAGCTCAAGTGTGTATCAGGATATTGCGGGCGGCTTGATGGTTGTTTGGCGCCGAAATTATAactaatcgggccaacctgcccaccaccgCACTCtcagtaagttttttttttttgtgggggggggggggggacaaattTCTCCATCCCGCGTGCGAGAGAGCTTCGGACTGCTGACTAGCGGTAGGGGTCACGCCTGATGATCCactgaccggaggcatgaggcatAGACAAGTTCCGTAACAAACCCTTTACTCAGGTAAACATCAACGAGGAAACGTTACAAAACTCACGCTAGCAAAATAGCGTCAGTACACAGGCGTGATTTAAATAAACACAGGGTGAGGACGCAAACAAACTATTAACATGGAGAGGGAAACATCAGGGCGATAACTACACAGCATCGTTACGATAAAGAAGGTATACTGTACAAAAGAATAAGACGAGAACCAGCGAGCGACATAAAGAAAAAGAGTTCAAGAGAGCGGGGAGAAACGGTGGCTTAGCTGCGGGATGGCAGGATCCGGTCGCAAGGAGCGTCGGCTCGTCGCGGGGTTGATGGGGTGTCGCGGATACGGGCAAACTTAAACCACGCGTCTTCGGGGCCGCCGTCACCGCGTTCTATGCGTCAGAAGCCCAGCCTATAAGCTCGCTTGCCCACCACTTCCATGGCTAGCCTCGCGCATGTCCGCACGCACCGACTTCTCCAGGCCAACTGCTTGGCTCGCGGTTTTCCCGCCGCCGCGTTCTCCTCGTGGCAGACCAGAAAAAGCTATTCAGGCGCCGCGCACAAACGGGACGCAgagattgaaagaaaaaaaaacacgaagaaatgATGAAGGAACGCGAGAGAAAGCCCCGATGCTAACAAGTATCGTATGCGACGGTCGCGAAGGGTGACATGGCATGGCGTGGGTTCGTCTtggcttcggatcccaccggcgggatggttgttttttcttctgctttataattaattgtGTTTAAGCGACACTCTGCTCAATGCGTAATGCGCAACGCTTCCAATTAACCCAGTTtcaaggaaagggttaattggaaagatatgagagaggcctttgtcctgcagtgggtttagtcaggctgatgatgatgattcggAGTGCAGGAACCTTACGCGCGCAGTCACAAGGTTTTATGTGGCAACGGTGCACGTATTCCGcagcgttgtgacgtcatgctcAGCAGAGCAGCTTACCTGTATTCATGGTGGAAGGTAgagcgaaaagaacaaggaccacaggaagaagcaagacacgacacgagcgcttcttcctgtggtccttgttcttttcgcgctacCTTTCACCATGAATCAAATTCAACACGTTACCTTTCACCATGAATCAAATTCAACACGCTACCTTTCACCATGAATCAAATGCAACACGCTACCTTTCACCATGAATCAAGTTCacctcgcccaactttccaccttacTACTGACCTGTAAGTCGCCGTCCAGTTGAAGACGTTCCTAAAGTTGAGGAATGACTGCGTGTGGTAGGGACACTCGAGCAGATACAGGATCCACACTTGGTTCCAGGGGCGCCGGTACTTTGGCGCCACGAAGCGGTCCTTGAACAGAACTGCATCCGCATCCGGCGCCTCATCCTGTGACGTCACGATCTCGCAAGTGTCCACGGGACACTTGTCGCGCAGGAACACCTCGCGCCCTGCACATGGTGCGGCCCCAGAGACGACACAGTCCGTTCGAAAATTTCTTAGAGCTCATCTCATTGCCGCATAGTTGCGTAATGATGGCGAGCAGCGGACAACGCATCAGGGGATAAGCGTTTTACATTACTGTACGTTTAATTAAGAGAACATTACTCTAGGGGGAAGAAAACAAGATAAATTGTCGGACAAGGCTTGGCCACCGCACACATAAGTTACGTTTTTTCCGACGTCTTAGGGGAATTCTCTAAAATGGAGCAGATTTGTGataacggagtaattactcattagcatccacacaAGTGTAGCCATTAGGCTGCAaagaaaagctacacagcttccatagaaacttcgtagttagaagaaaaattcgtcctggaccTGGTTCGTCCTGGTTCGAATGAGGTAGCCGAGACGACTAGCATTGGGCGAGAACGAATTCATCAACAATTCCAATTCCACGCTACGTTTTACACTATCCGTACTCGCAACTATGCATCCGTTTTTGCGTCTGTAGACACCTAGCATTCATGACAAGAAACGAGCAATAAATCTTGGC is a window of Amblyomma americanum isolate KBUSLIRL-KWMA chromosome 4, ASM5285725v1, whole genome shotgun sequence DNA encoding:
- the LOC144129163 gene encoding glycoprotein 3-alpha-L-fucosyltransferase A-like isoform X3, encoding MFPAKKLRLRRLLAWAAGLSCCTVLLIGLREQQQAPGVPDARDALNAVGLRPDQQPLSGQVPPPGALPAGAARNSARGKEQGQAERPWYMRGGRRRPLPGDTGSLWPHEDSGDRIEQQLMFVPEDYKRNGTRIKKILLMRGLGGWGDLPRGREVFLRDKCPVDTCEIVTSQDEAPDADAVLFKDRFVAPKYRRPWNQVWILYLLECPYHTQSFLNFRNVFNWTATYRHDSDIVAPYEKFVHYEDGGTTARPTAGAVSRNKTKKVAWFVSNCAARNQRLQFARKLAAYIDVDIYGTCGSLKCPRAQAGHCFDLLDHDYKFYLAFENSNCKDYITEKFFVNGLGRDVIPIAMGARPSDYARASPARSFIHVEDFPSVKALADYLHLLDRNETLYNEYLRWKGSGEFINTYFWCRLCAMLHAPPLPKVYPDIGAWWAGPGTCRSDRWRDFRPKPDPVAYVLT
- the LOC144129163 gene encoding glycoprotein 3-alpha-L-fucosyltransferase A-like isoform X1, whose product is MGWQPPRKRRGSGYCQALADGWRIAKRTAQWHWFRSSGSHSPRRSRTWVPGHRPSSKPLHGHLQQSTPPQCWGAWSWRSMFPAKKLRLRRLLAWAAGLSCCTVLLIGLREQQQAPGVPDARDALNAVGLRPDQQPLSGQVPPPGALPAGAARNSARGKEQGQAERPWYMRGGRRRPLPGDTGSLWPHEDSGDRIEQQLMFVPEDYKRNGTRIKKILLMRGLGGWGDLPRGREVFLRDKCPVDTCEIVTSQDEAPDADAVLFKDRFVAPKYRRPWNQVWILYLLECPYHTQSFLNFRNVFNWTATYRHDSDIVAPYEKFVHYEDGGTTARPTAGAVSRNKTKKVAWFVSNCAARNQRLQFARKLAAYIDVDIYGTCGSLKCPRAQAGHCFDLLDHDYKFYLAFENSNCKDYITEKFFVNGLGRDVIPIAMGARPSDYARASPARSFIHVEDFPSVKALADYLHLLDRNETLYNEYLRWKGSGEFINTYFWCRLCAMLHAPPLPKVYPDIGAWWAGPGTCRSDRWRDFRPKPDPVAYVLT
- the LOC144129163 gene encoding glycoprotein 3-alpha-L-fucosyltransferase A-like isoform X2, yielding MGWQPPRKRRGSGYCQALADGWRIAKRTAQWHWFRSSGSHSPRRSRTWVPGHRPSSKPLHGHLQQSTPPQCWGAWSWRSMFPAKKLRLRRLLAWAAGLSCCTVLLIGLREQQQAPGVPDARDALNAVGLRPDQQPLSGQVPPPGALPAGAARNSARGKEGQAERPWYMRGGRRRPLPGDTGSLWPHEDSGDRIEQQLMFVPEDYKRNGTRIKKILLMRGLGGWGDLPRGREVFLRDKCPVDTCEIVTSQDEAPDADAVLFKDRFVAPKYRRPWNQVWILYLLECPYHTQSFLNFRNVFNWTATYRHDSDIVAPYEKFVHYEDGGTTARPTAGAVSRNKTKKVAWFVSNCAARNQRLQFARKLAAYIDVDIYGTCGSLKCPRAQAGHCFDLLDHDYKFYLAFENSNCKDYITEKFFVNGLGRDVIPIAMGARPSDYARASPARSFIHVEDFPSVKALADYLHLLDRNETLYNEYLRWKGSGEFINTYFWCRLCAMLHAPPLPKVYPDIGAWWAGPGTCRSDRWRDFRPKPDPVAYVLT